A window from Heteronotia binoei isolate CCM8104 ecotype False Entrance Well chromosome 15, APGP_CSIRO_Hbin_v1, whole genome shotgun sequence encodes these proteins:
- the LOC132583408 gene encoding olfactory receptor 14A16-like, with product MMPNLTSTSEFLLLEFSDIRELQILHFFVFLAVYLTAGIGNLLIIIAVALDHHLHTPMYFFLVNLALLDIGLVSIIVPKAMVNSLLNTRSITYPACVAQVFFFFFLDGSDFAILTIMAHDRYVAICNPLQYETIIHKGACIQMAVSAWIAGILNGILHTGGTFANTFCSNTINQFFCEAPQILKLSCSDMYLVEVGFVMFSCSLGLGCFIFIIVSYMKIFAAVLKIPSVHGQKKALSICLPHITVVTLFLFTGFLAHMRPRSQNSSDQNVLFAIFYVISPSLLNPYIYSMRNKEIKTALLKLYDLGRFPKKIASKAFLQKWD from the coding sequence ATGATGCCCAACCTTACCTCCACATCTGAATTTCTGCTCCTGGAATTTTCAGACATACGAGAACTACAGATCTTACATTTCTTTGTATTCTTAGCAGTATACTTGACTGCAGGGATTGGGAATCTTCTCATCATCATTGCTGTAGCCCTGGATCATCACCTGCACACTCCAATGTACTTCTTTCTTGTGAACCTGGCACTTCTGGATATCGGCTTGGTTTCCATCATTGTACCCAAAGCTATGGTCAATTCCCTCCTGAACACCAGGTCCATTACTTATCCTGCCTGTGTAGCTcaggttttcttcttcttcttccttgatgGGTCAGATTTTGCCATCTTAACTATAATGGCACATGATCGGTATGTCGCTATCTGCAATCCACTGCAATATGAGACAATTATTCACAAAGGGGCCTGCATTCAGATGGCAGTCAGTGCATGGATTGCTGGTATACTCAATGGTATATTACACACTGGAGGAACTTTTGCCAATACTTTCTGCTCCAATACGATCAATCAGTTCTTCTGTGAAGCTCCACAGATTCTAAAACTCTCCTGTTCTGACATGTATCTAGTAGAAGTTGGTTTTGTTATGTTTAGCTGTTCCCTTGGACTAGGATGCTTCATCTTCATCATTGTCTCCTACATGAAGATTTTTGCAGCAGTGCTCAAAATCCCTTCTGTTCATGGTCAGAAAAAGGCCCTCTCCATTTGCCTTCCCCACATCACTGTGGTGACTTTGTTTCTATTTACTGGCTTCTTGGCCCATATGAGGCCGCGCAGTCAAAATTCATCTGACCAGAATGTTCTTTTTGCAATTTTTTATGTTATCAGCCCTTCCTTGCTCAATCCATACATCTACAGCATGCGAAACAAAGAAATCAAAACTGCATTGTTGAAGCTCTATGATTTGGGTCGTTTCCCGAAGAAAATTGCAAGCAaagcttttctacaaaaatgggATTGA